A region of Moorena producens PAL-8-15-08-1 DNA encodes the following proteins:
- a CDS encoding alpha-1,2-fucosyltransferase, producing MNSHKKLIIFTQGGGRFGNQLINYGHLIAFILEHSNEYDLINMAFWPYAHLLENLSEDKRCIIPSSHEKCKNFDNLNNFLRLFPNKISKLIKSNLIDILCVYAAIDPGMQSIIVGDKRLSSFSSYEKIDKLSLDNMNDIKFFEKANITLLSGWPIRSWSLFRKHQSLIRSYLRFNSIYTNVADEFIKKLRKNYDFLIGVLIRQGDYRQYANGRFFFDTNQYINWIIEAKKLFSEFGSVGFIVTSDQPQYHMKFDGLDVVFATGIAGASGHYVESIAELSQCDLVMTPPSTFGTWAGFMGNTPILPLYDKSQPISKNEIFKNHIFDAILHSHMSIGVK from the coding sequence ATGAACTCACATAAAAAGCTGATAATTTTTACTCAAGGTGGGGGTAGATTTGGAAATCAGTTGATTAATTATGGTCATTTAATTGCATTTATTCTTGAACACTCTAATGAGTATGATTTGATTAATATGGCATTTTGGCCTTATGCCCATCTTTTAGAAAATTTATCAGAAGACAAAAGATGCATAATTCCTAGTAGTCATGAAAAGTGTAAAAATTTTGATAATTTAAATAATTTTTTAAGGCTTTTTCCCAATAAAATATCAAAATTAATAAAAAGTAATCTAATAGATATACTATGTGTTTACGCTGCTATTGATCCTGGTATGCAATCAATCATTGTAGGAGATAAAAGACTGTCATCTTTCTCTAGCTATGAAAAAATAGATAAACTATCTTTAGATAATATGAACGATATAAAGTTTTTTGAAAAAGCAAATATAACACTTTTAAGTGGATGGCCAATAAGAAGTTGGTCATTATTTAGAAAACATCAGTCGTTGATTAGAAGTTATTTAAGATTTAATTCAATTTATACAAATGTCGCTGATGAATTTATTAAAAAATTAAGAAAAAACTATGATTTTTTAATTGGTGTTTTAATCAGACAAGGTGACTACCGCCAATATGCCAATGGAAGATTTTTTTTTGATACTAATCAATATATAAACTGGATAATTGAGGCCAAAAAATTATTCAGTGAGTTTGGTAGTGTTGGTTTTATTGTTACTTCGGATCAGCCACAATACCACATGAAATTTGATGGATTGGATGTTGTTTTTGCTACAGGTATAGCTGGTGCCTCTGGGCATTATGTTGAAAGTATAGCTGAGTTATCACAATGCGACTTAGTTATGACTCCACCCAGTACATTTGGTACTTGGGCTGGGTTTATGGGCAATACACCTATACTTCCATTATATGATAAATCACAACCGATTAGTAAAAATGAAATTTTTAAAAATCATATCTTTGATGCTATTTTACATTCGCATATGTCAATAGGAGTTAAATAA
- a CDS encoding glycosyltransferase codes for MVSIVVLFTNYGPYHLARLEAFHKVCQKEAWSLNCIELARVEALYPWRASLKELPLKFTTLVHDRPLESVNTISLISCLIKALYQINPDVIAIAGYAQPPMFAALAWSILNNKKAILLSASKEDDFQRNLIVEKIKSQIVKCYNSALVGGKPQKRYLAKLGMLSESIKLGYNVVGNDSLNPLIIKKLPSPLKRHYFLAVNRFVPKKNLFTLLEAYVNYRQASPEPFYDLVLCGDGELRPQIEQQIAELNLQDSVHLPGFLQQDQLLPYFAHANYFIHASIQEQWGLVVNEAMAAGLPVLVSNRCGCFEDLVIEGVNGFEFDPENPQQITELMLKMSSGEINLEKMGKASLEHIHKFSPDYFAEGLMQAVQYALEH; via the coding sequence ATGGTTTCAATAGTTGTTCTATTTACTAATTATGGTCCTTATCATTTAGCAAGATTAGAAGCTTTTCATAAAGTATGTCAAAAAGAAGCCTGGAGTTTAAATTGCATTGAGCTAGCGCGAGTGGAAGCCCTTTATCCTTGGAGAGCCTCTCTTAAGGAATTACCTTTAAAGTTTACAACATTAGTGCATGACCGTCCTCTCGAATCAGTAAATACAATATCACTTATCTCTTGCTTAATTAAAGCACTTTATCAAATTAATCCAGATGTGATTGCTATTGCTGGTTATGCCCAACCTCCTATGTTTGCTGCATTAGCTTGGAGCATTTTAAACAATAAAAAAGCAATTCTTTTATCAGCTAGCAAGGAAGATGATTTTCAACGTAATCTAATTGTTGAAAAAATCAAAAGCCAAATTGTAAAATGCTACAATAGCGCGTTAGTTGGAGGAAAACCTCAAAAAAGGTATCTAGCCAAACTAGGTATGTTATCGGAGTCCATTAAATTAGGATACAATGTTGTAGGAAATGATTCATTGAATCCCTTGATAATTAAAAAATTGCCAAGTCCGCTAAAAAGACATTATTTTCTTGCAGTTAATAGATTTGTTCCAAAAAAAAACCTTTTTACTTTATTGGAGGCCTATGTTAACTATCGCCAAGCTTCTCCAGAACCTTTTTATGATTTAGTTCTATGTGGTGATGGTGAACTACGTCCGCAAATTGAACAGCAAATTGCTGAACTAAATTTACAAGACTCCGTTCATTTACCTGGCTTTCTTCAACAAGATCAACTCTTACCATACTTTGCCCATGCAAACTACTTTATCCATGCCAGTATCCAAGAGCAGTGGGGATTAGTAGTAAACGAAGCAATGGCAGCAGGTTTACCAGTGCTTGTATCTAACCGCTGCGGTTGCTTTGAAGATTTAGTAATTGAGGGTGTTAACGGTTTTGAATTTGACCCCGAAAACCCTCAACAAATTACCGAATTAATGCTCAAAATGAGTTCGGGAGAAATTAACTTAGAAAAAATGGGTAAAGCATCTTTAGAACATATTCATAAATTCTCACCTGATTATTTTGCTGAAGGATTGATGCAAGCTGTTCAATACGCTTTAGAACACTAG
- a CDS encoding flippase: MLKRLVVKLQHYNPNVKKVLKNSSWLVAQRAIRIVLELFVGIWLARYLGVEEFGIYIYALSFVDLFAPLFHLGLPNIVVRDIVRQPSSMNEILGTTFILKLIGAIISFFLALSIIMYLRPGDTLFHVLIGIIAVGKIVNAFEAIDFWFQSQIKSKYVAISKITAYCLVSLLKVFLIKVQAPLIGFVIAFVLETVISSIMLVINYRVSGLSLKSWSFNIQRAKSILNESWPVLLSATAIIIQSRIDQVMLGQMINESELGQYSVAMRLIEAVAFVPGIICQSMAPVISKSKLISNQLYYDRLTNLYRLMFIIFVITAVPIFIFSRPIVLLLYGQEYTLASQLLPLFSIRLFFTNFGVAKNLFIANDSLFLYSLITGLLGAVTNIVCNYILIPRYASIGALWATIFSFGVMTFVSDIFYPRIYSNFRAMIIGILTPFRLKINSKKN, from the coding sequence ATGTTAAAACGATTAGTTGTTAAACTTCAACATTATAACCCAAATGTCAAAAAAGTATTAAAGAATAGTTCGTGGTTAGTTGCACAAAGAGCAATCCGTATAGTATTAGAGCTTTTTGTAGGAATTTGGTTAGCTAGATACTTAGGAGTTGAGGAGTTTGGAATTTATATTTATGCATTATCATTTGTAGATTTATTTGCTCCTCTTTTTCATTTAGGCTTACCGAACATTGTAGTGCGAGACATTGTTCGTCAACCTAGTTCCATGAATGAAATCCTAGGCACTACATTTATACTTAAATTAATTGGTGCAATAATTAGTTTTTTTCTAGCATTAAGTATAATCATGTATCTTCGCCCCGGAGATACATTATTTCACGTTTTAATTGGAATCATAGCAGTCGGCAAAATAGTTAATGCATTTGAAGCTATTGATTTTTGGTTCCAATCGCAAATTAAGTCAAAGTATGTAGCGATCAGTAAAATAACAGCATACTGTTTGGTAAGTTTATTAAAAGTTTTTTTAATAAAAGTTCAAGCTCCATTAATTGGTTTTGTAATTGCATTTGTCTTAGAAACTGTTATTAGCTCTATAATGTTAGTTATAAACTATAGAGTTTCTGGATTATCTCTTAAGTCTTGGTCATTTAATATACAAAGAGCTAAAAGTATACTTAATGAATCTTGGCCAGTTTTACTTTCTGCAACTGCCATCATAATTCAATCTAGAATCGATCAGGTGATGTTAGGACAAATGATTAATGAATCTGAACTTGGACAATATTCTGTAGCAATGCGTTTAATAGAGGCTGTTGCATTTGTTCCAGGTATTATTTGTCAATCTATGGCTCCTGTGATCTCAAAATCAAAACTTATTAGTAACCAATTGTATTACGATAGATTGACAAATCTATATAGATTAATGTTTATTATATTTGTCATCACTGCGGTTCCAATTTTCATTTTTTCTCGTCCAATAGTTTTACTATTATATGGTCAAGAGTATACTCTAGCAAGTCAATTATTGCCACTTTTTTCAATAAGGTTATTTTTTACTAATTTTGGTGTAGCAAAAAATTTATTTATAGCAAATGACAGTTTATTTTTGTATTCATTAATAACTGGTTTATTAGGTGCAGTTACCAATATTGTTTGCAATTATATTTTGATTCCAAGATATGCATCTATTGGTGCTCTATGGGCAACTATATTTTCCTTTGGAGTTATGACATTTGTTTCTGATATTTTTTATCCAAGAATATATAGTAATTTTCGCGCTATGATCATAGGAATATTGACACCTTTTAGATTAAAAATAAATTCTAAAAAAAATTAG
- a CDS encoding O-antigen ligase family protein, whose product MIITVCSFWIAKDNKQKLLSLGGLETLYLLFFSLVIIDYNSLATKQYQIPQFLFIYFTCYSFSLFISRALLFKQIKIIFYCTNILTWVTSILLLSQLLSGSASFTGDGVRLVAGSSNNPINTGYLGAYCCTTSLIIFFTNKVKISVKIYSVLAFITGFYITLLSGTRSALIFCCISIFLILIAMIWLKISPSYQSIKTTNQTIFFNNLIILLLGFSLITFTLSSNLADNLWGADNLWMQNVSDQFSRLGTISSIFFGDEYTKLDDSASGRVILYNNAISIFIENPIFGGGIYSAGNVHNAFLQSASELGILGLLTFSIPFFYLGLLCIKNFFTINLSTNFYYKNSDYWTINLFCVILFIQATCLWSFHGDPYRSYIPLCAIGILISYFKLPVFNKKRSKYKNKLYR is encoded by the coding sequence TTGATAATTACTGTTTGCAGTTTTTGGATAGCTAAAGATAATAAACAAAAATTATTATCTTTAGGCGGATTGGAAACTTTATATTTATTATTTTTTAGTTTAGTTATAATTGATTATAACTCTTTAGCAACAAAACAATATCAGATTCCTCAATTTTTATTTATTTATTTTACTTGTTATAGTTTTTCTCTATTTATCTCAAGAGCACTATTGTTTAAACAAATAAAAATAATATTTTATTGTACCAATATCTTAACTTGGGTGACTTCAATTTTACTTTTATCTCAACTATTGAGCGGTTCAGCTTCGTTTACCGGTGATGGTGTTAGACTGGTTGCAGGTTCATCCAATAATCCTATAAATACTGGTTACTTAGGTGCTTATTGTTGTACTACTAGCTTGATTATTTTTTTTACAAATAAAGTTAAAATAAGCGTTAAAATATATTCTGTTTTAGCTTTTATAACAGGTTTTTATATTACCCTCCTTTCCGGAACTAGAAGTGCTTTAATTTTTTGCTGTATAAGTATTTTTTTAATACTAATAGCAATGATTTGGTTAAAAATATCTCCTTCATATCAAAGCATAAAAACAACTAATCAAACTATTTTTTTTAATAATTTGATTATTCTATTATTGGGATTTAGTTTAATAACTTTTACTTTGTCATCAAATCTTGCTGATAATTTGTGGGGTGCAGATAACCTTTGGATGCAAAATGTATCAGACCAATTTTCTAGACTGGGCACAATATCATCAATTTTTTTTGGTGATGAATATACAAAATTAGATGATTCAGCTAGTGGAAGAGTAATATTATATAACAATGCAATTAGTATTTTTATTGAAAATCCAATTTTTGGAGGTGGTATATATTCGGCGGGTAATGTACATAATGCTTTTCTACAGTCAGCAAGTGAACTTGGTATCTTAGGTTTACTAACATTTTCAATTCCTTTTTTTTATTTAGGGTTGTTGTGTATTAAAAATTTTTTTACAATTAACTTAAGTACTAATTTTTATTACAAAAATAGTGATTATTGGACTATAAATTTATTTTGTGTGATTTTATTTATTCAGGCAACTTGTTTATGGAGCTTTCATGGAGACCCTTATAGAAGCTATATACCTTTATGTGCAATAGGTATACTAATCTCTTATTTTAAATTACCTGTTTTCAATAAAAAAAGAAGTAAATATAAAAACAAATTATATAGATAA
- a CDS encoding FkbM family methyltransferase, giving the protein MQTAVIKIIKIKNFILIILINCKVKKIGIKMKLQQIPRKVVDKLYNNAYRLFGWDKISLTKINNRNDLKEIGTKYGGWVVPASLLDASSICYCVGCGEDISFDIGLINQFGCDVFAFDPTPRAIKYVQKVAGNNSKYHFFEIGLWNKEDTLKFYVPQNPDHVSHSLINLQKTSDYIEVKVKRLRQIMEDIGHKKIDLIKIDIEGA; this is encoded by the coding sequence ATGCAAACCGCCGTAATCAAAATAATCAAAATAAAAAATTTTATTTTGATTATTTTGATTAATTGCAAAGTCAAAAAAATAGGTATAAAAATGAAGTTACAACAAATACCGCGTAAGGTCGTAGACAAGTTATATAATAATGCCTATAGGTTGTTCGGTTGGGACAAAATATCACTTACAAAAATCAACAATCGAAATGATTTGAAAGAGATTGGAACAAAGTACGGAGGCTGGGTAGTTCCAGCTAGCCTACTTGATGCAAGCTCTATTTGTTATTGTGTTGGATGTGGTGAAGATATATCCTTTGATATTGGCCTGATTAATCAATTTGGTTGCGATGTCTTTGCCTTTGACCCCACTCCGCGAGCCATCAAGTATGTCCAAAAAGTGGCTGGCAATAATTCTAAATATCATTTTTTTGAAATAGGGCTATGGAACAAAGAAGATACGTTGAAGTTTTACGTTCCACAAAATCCAGACCATGTTTCTCACTCTCTTATAAATCTTCAAAAAACTTCTGATTATATAGAAGTTAAAGTAAAAAGACTCCGACAAATTATGGAAGATATTGGTCATAAAAAAATTGACCTTATCAAAATAGATATAGAAGGAGCATAA